Proteins encoded in a region of the Quercus lobata isolate SW786 chromosome 8, ValleyOak3.0 Primary Assembly, whole genome shotgun sequence genome:
- the LOC115958243 gene encoding DDB1- and CUL4-associated factor 13, with product MKVKTISRSTDEFTRERSNDLQRVFRNYDPNLRPQEKAVEYVRALNAAKLEKIFGRPFVGAMEHNEAISCMAKNPNHLKGIFVGSEDGDIRLWDITSRRTVRKFPGHRGAVRGLTATTDGSRLVSCGADCIIRRWTVPVEDSSEDSVKPEDFHISKNAYWGVDHQWKGDQFATVGAQVDIWNHTSNAPVRSFQWGTDTVLSVRFNPGHPDLLATSASDRSITLYDVKTTIPIKKLIMQTKTNSIAWNPMEPMNFTAANEDGNCYSYDLRKLNEATMVHTDHAAAVMDIDYSPTGREFVTGSYDRTVRIFRYNGGHSREIYHTSRMQRVFCVKFSCDASYVISGSDDYNLRLWKAMASEQLGVLLPREKKRHEYDEALKNRYKHLPEVKRILRHRHLPLPIYKAAALRRTMTEAARKKEERRKAHSAPGSISMKPLRKRRIVKEVE from the exons ATGAAGGTCAAAACAATATCACGCTCCACAGATGAATTTACTCGAGAACGAAGCAACGATCTCCAA AGAGTGTTCCGGAACTATGACCCGAACCTTCGGCCTCAAGAAAAGGCGGTTGAGTATGTGCGAGCTCTTAACGCCGCCAAATTAGAAAAG ATTTTTGGTAGGCCATTTGTTGGAGCAATGGAGCATAACGAAGCGATTTCGTGTATGGCAAAGAACCCTAATCACTTGAAAGGAATTTTTGTTGGTTCAGAGGATGGAG ATATTCGTCTATGGGATATTACTTCCAG GCGAACAGTTAGGAAGTTTCCTGGTCACCGAGGTGCTGTACGAGGTCTGACAGCAACTACAGATGGAAGTCGACTTGTATCATGTGGAGCGGATTGCAT AATCAGGCGATGGACTGTTCCTGTAGAGGACTCATCTGAAGATTCTGTCAAG CCAGAAGATTTTCATATTTCGAAGAATGCATATTG GGGTGTTGATCACCAGTGGAAGGGTGATCAATTTGCCACAGTTGGTGCTCAAGTAGATATTTGGAATCACACTAG CAATGCCCCTGTACGGAGCTTTCAATGGGGAACGGACACTGTACTATCAGTTAGATTCAATCCTGGACATCCAGACCTATTGGCAACGTCAGCGAG TGACCGCAGCATAACATTATACGACGTAAAGACGACTATCCCAATAAAGAAACTGATCATGCAG aCAAAGACTAATTCTATTGCTTGGAACCCAATGGAGCCAATGAACTTCACAGCT GCTAATGAGGATGGCAACTGCTATAGCTATGATTTGAGAAAACTTAATGAGGCTACAATGGTACACACAGATCATGCTGCAGCCGT GATGGATATTGATTACTCACCAACTGGTCGTGAATTTGTTACTGGATCTTATGATAGAACC GTGAGAATATTCCGGTATAATGGTGGTCACAGCCGCGAAATCTATCACACAAGTAGAATGCAAAG GGTATTCTGTGTTAAGTTCAGCTGTGATGCAAGTTATGTTATTTCCGGGAGTGATGACTACAACCTTAGGCTTTGGAAAGCTATGGCATCAGAGCAACTGGGAGTA CTTCTCccaagggaaaagaaaaggcaCGAGTATGATGAGGCTCTCAAGAATCGTTACAAACACCTCCCTGAGGTCAAGCGTATTTTGAG GCATAGGCACCTGCCATTACCAATATATAAGGCTGCTGCTCTCAGGCGCACCATGACTGAAGCTgcaaggaagaaagaagagagaaggaaagCTCACAGCGCCCCTGGAAGCATTTCAATGAAACCATTACGTAAAAGAAGAATTGTCAAAGAAGTTGAGTGA